The window AAAGCCCCTTGCCGGCACCGCTTCCGAGAATACCCTGACGATGCAAGCGTTTGAATGGCACGTACCGGATGATCAGCTCCACTGGAAGCGCCTTCGAAGATCATTACCGAGGCTCAAGGATATCGGGGTTGACAATCTCTGGATTCCACCAGGTTGCAAGGGGATGGACCCATCTGCGACGGGATACGACATCTACGACATGTACGACTTGGGGGAATTTTATCAAAAGGGATCCCGCGCGACACGATGGGGACCGAAAGAGGAATTACAAGCGCTTGCTTACGCTGCGCGAGCTATCGGAATTGGGATATATTGGGATACTGTGTTGAATCATAAAGCTGGTGCCGACTTCACCGAACGATTCAAGGCAGTGAAAGTGGACCCGCACCGTGCGTGTTTGTCAAGCATGACTGGTTAATCAGGCTAATGTGTACTAGAGAGAAATGTTGAAATCGCGCCACCACAGGACATCGAAGGCTGGGTTGGCTTCGACTTTCCTGGTCGCCGAGGCAAGTACAGCTCCATGAAGTATCGCTGGCAGCATTTCACGGGGGTCGACTGGGACGCCATGGCCAGTCAGCATGCAATTTACAAGACTTGTGGGTATAAGAAAGGCTGGGCCATGGACGTTAGTGACGAAAATGGCAATTACGATTATTTGATGTTTGCCAACTTGGACCATTCGCACCCAGAGGTCGAAGGCGATATCTTCAAATGGGCAGAGTGGATCGGGACCGAAATTCCCATCAGTGGCATGCGAATCGATGCAGCAAAACACTACTCTGCTGCCTTTCAGAAAAAGTTCATTGATCATTTGCGGGCCACCGTTGGCGCCGACTATGATCTGGTGGGAGAATACTGGAGGGGAGAGGTAGGCCTACTTCTTGAACATCTTAGATTGATGGACCATCAGATTTCCTTGTTCGATGTACCTCTGGTCGGTCGGTTTTCGGTTATCTCGAACACAAGGAACGCAGACCTACGGCAAGTTTTCAAGGGTACCCTGGTGGAACAGAGACCAAGGCACGCAGTGGTAAGTTTTGGCCGTTGAGAGCAGATGCACAAGACTAAATTCGTTGGATCTAGACATTTGTTGGGAATCATGATACGGTAAGTTATTGGAGATAAATATGCATGAACCTAGCTGATGAACGAACAGCAGCCGGAACAATCATTAGAAGTGAGAATTATCGATTTTTCGATGTGGAAGGAAGCTCATGAGCCTCACAGACCCTGATTGCACCATTCTTCAAACCGCTTGCATATGCTTTGATCCTCCTCCGATGGCAGGGCCAGCCGTGTGTCTTTTACGGCGACCTCTATGGAATTCGAG of the Penicillium psychrofluorescens genome assembly, chromosome: 1 genome contains:
- a CDS encoding uncharacterized protein (ID:PFLUO_000085-T1.cds;~source:funannotate): MDPSATGYDIYDMYDLGEFYQKGSRATRWGPKEELQALAYAARAIGIGIYWDTVLNHKAGADFTERFKAVKVDPHQRNVEIAPPQDIEGWVGFDFPGRRGKYSSMKYRWQHFTGVDWDAMASQHAIYKTCGYKKGWAMDVSDENGNYDYLMFANLDHSHPEVEGDIFKWAEWIGTEIPISGMRIDAAKHYSAAFQKKFIDHLRATVGADYDLVGEYWRGEVGLLLEHLRLMDHQISLFDVPLVGRFSVISNTRNADLRQVFKGTLVEQRPRHAVTFVGNHDTQPEQSLETLIAPFFKPLAYALILLRWQGQPCVFYGDLYGIRGGPKPRLEPSCGGKLPILTRARKLYAYGDQRDYFDKRHCIGFVRYGDLHHPFGLACILSNAAASRKRMYIGLSHAGEKWTDILQSQTGTVVIDDRGYGVFPVASKSYNSLSLDLSLEYGKLLWMSQK